The Agromyces mangrovi genome contains a region encoding:
- a CDS encoding GuaB1 family IMP dehydrogenase-related protein: MEFYRTTPSHDLTYSDVFLVPSRSDVASRLDVSLAPEDGTGATLPIVSANMNSVTGPRLAATLARRGGLGVLPQDMHLQDLDRAIRWVKAQSPRFDTPYDFDADATVADALEAIAPVEGHGLVLHDGDGAYAGCIPATRLATALQDARLGDLVHGALPALDADDVSTPRGAFDLMVDADLEFAPVMAHGKVVGTLSRRSALRGTIYTPALDAHGRLRVAAAVGINGDVAGKATALVAAGVDVLVVDTAHGHQDGMVRAIRAVREAGIEVPIAAGNVVTEQAVADLVEAGADIVKVGVGPGAMCTTRMMTAVGRPQFSAVLETAEAAREAGARVWADGGVRYPRDVALALAAGAASVMIGSWFAGTLEAPGRLRTDADGGWYKESWGMASTKAVRERFDRLSPYELARKELFAEGISSSRISLDPLRPSLEDLLDMITTGVRSSFTYAGAHSVPEFHERALVGIQSAAGYEEGKALPVSW, translated from the coding sequence ATGGAGTTCTACCGCACGACCCCGAGCCACGACCTGACCTACTCGGACGTCTTCCTCGTGCCGAGCCGGTCGGACGTCGCGAGCCGGCTCGACGTCTCCCTCGCACCCGAGGACGGCACGGGCGCGACCCTGCCGATCGTCTCGGCGAACATGAACTCGGTCACCGGCCCGCGGCTCGCGGCGACCCTCGCCCGGCGCGGCGGCCTCGGCGTGCTGCCGCAGGACATGCACCTGCAGGACCTCGACCGGGCCATCCGCTGGGTCAAGGCGCAGTCGCCGCGCTTCGACACCCCCTACGACTTCGATGCGGATGCCACGGTGGCCGACGCGCTCGAGGCGATCGCACCCGTGGAGGGCCACGGCCTCGTGCTGCACGACGGCGACGGCGCCTACGCGGGCTGCATCCCGGCGACGCGGCTGGCGACCGCGCTGCAGGACGCGCGCCTCGGCGACCTCGTGCACGGCGCGCTGCCCGCACTCGACGCCGACGACGTGTCCACCCCGCGCGGCGCGTTCGACCTGATGGTCGACGCCGACCTCGAGTTCGCGCCCGTGATGGCGCACGGGAAGGTGGTCGGCACGCTCAGCCGCCGCAGCGCGCTGCGCGGCACCATCTACACGCCGGCGCTCGACGCCCACGGCCGGCTGCGGGTCGCCGCGGCCGTCGGCATCAACGGCGACGTGGCCGGCAAGGCGACGGCGCTCGTGGCCGCGGGCGTCGACGTGCTGGTCGTCGACACGGCGCACGGCCACCAGGACGGCATGGTGCGCGCCATCCGCGCCGTGCGCGAGGCGGGCATCGAGGTGCCGATCGCCGCCGGCAACGTCGTGACCGAGCAGGCGGTGGCCGACCTCGTCGAGGCGGGCGCCGACATCGTGAAGGTCGGCGTGGGCCCCGGCGCCATGTGCACCACGCGCATGATGACCGCGGTCGGCCGGCCGCAGTTCTCGGCGGTGCTCGAGACGGCGGAGGCGGCCCGCGAGGCAGGTGCGCGCGTCTGGGCCGACGGGGGAGTGCGCTACCCGAGGGACGTCGCGTTGGCACTGGCCGCCGGCGCGGCATCCGTCATGATCGGCTCGTGGTTCGCCGGGACGCTCGAGGCGCCCGGGCGGCTCCGCACCGACGCCGACGGGGGCTGGTACAAGGAGAGCTGGGGCATGGCGTCGACCAAGGCCGTGCGCGAGCGGTTCGACCGGCTGTCGCCCTACGAGCTCGCGCGCAAGGAGCTGTTCGCCGAGGGGATCTCCTCGTCGCGCATCTCGCTCGACCCGCTGCGGCCGTCGCTCGAGGACCTGCTCGACATGATCACCACGGGGGTGCGCAGCTCGTTCACCTACGCGGGCGCCCACTCGGTGCCCGAGTTCCACGAGCGCGCGCTCGTCGGCATCCAGTCGGCGGCCGGGTACGAGGAGGGCAAAGCGCTGCCGGTCAGCTGGTAG
- a CDS encoding hemolysin family protein, producing MPEWLLLTFGLLLTIGTGLFVASEFALVNLDRSDLEARRARGESRLGLTIAALKITSTHLSSAQLGITITTLLTGYTMEPAISSLLAGPLEAIGVPESLVRPVGATTAIIVATLLSMIIGELVPKNFALALPRQTAVLVMPFQTAFTTVFGPAIRLLNGSANALLRLMGVEPKEELSGARSAEELSSLVRRSASAGMLEKDTATLLSRTLSFSRLSAADVMTPRPRVASVSRDDTAATVIELASQTGYSRFPVHEENLDDVVGLVHVKQAVAVPRERRADVPVSALQSDGLRVPETMRLDALLGELRGRGYQMAVVVDEYGGTAGVATLEDLVEEIVGEVSDEHDRSRAGIVRRADSITFPGLLRPDELLERAGIRVPDEGPYETVGGYVMSELGRLPAVGDEIETEDGTLRVVRLEGRRIDRLRYVRTAPVEEAADV from the coding sequence ATGCCTGAGTGGCTCCTGCTCACGTTCGGACTCCTGCTCACGATCGGCACGGGCTTGTTCGTCGCCAGCGAGTTCGCGCTGGTCAACCTCGATCGCTCCGACCTCGAGGCGCGCCGCGCCCGCGGCGAGTCCCGGCTGGGCCTCACGATCGCCGCGCTCAAGATCACGTCGACGCACCTGTCGAGCGCGCAGCTCGGCATCACGATCACGACGCTGCTCACGGGCTACACCATGGAGCCCGCGATCAGCTCGCTGCTGGCGGGCCCGCTCGAGGCGATCGGCGTGCCCGAGTCGCTCGTGCGACCCGTCGGCGCGACCACCGCGATCATCGTGGCGACGCTGCTGTCGATGATCATCGGCGAGCTCGTGCCGAAGAACTTCGCGCTCGCGCTGCCGCGCCAGACGGCCGTGCTGGTGATGCCGTTCCAGACGGCGTTCACCACCGTGTTCGGTCCGGCGATCCGCCTGCTGAACGGCAGCGCGAACGCCCTGCTGCGCCTCATGGGCGTGGAGCCCAAGGAGGAGCTCTCGGGCGCCCGCTCGGCGGAGGAGCTGTCGTCGCTCGTGCGCCGGTCGGCGAGCGCGGGCATGCTCGAGAAGGACACGGCCACGCTGCTCAGCCGCACGCTGAGCTTCTCGCGGCTGAGCGCCGCCGACGTCATGACGCCGCGCCCACGGGTCGCGAGCGTCTCGCGCGACGACACGGCCGCGACCGTGATCGAGCTGGCATCGCAGACCGGGTACTCCCGCTTCCCGGTGCACGAGGAGAACCTCGACGACGTGGTCGGCCTCGTGCACGTCAAGCAGGCCGTCGCCGTGCCGCGCGAGCGCCGCGCCGACGTTCCCGTGTCGGCCCTGCAGTCCGACGGGCTCCGCGTGCCCGAGACGATGCGCCTGGACGCGCTGCTCGGCGAGCTGCGCGGCCGCGGCTACCAGATGGCCGTCGTCGTCGACGAGTACGGCGGCACCGCGGGCGTCGCCACCCTCGAGGACCTGGTCGAGGAGATCGTCGGCGAGGTCTCCGACGAGCACGACCGCTCGCGCGCGGGCATCGTGCGCCGGGCGGACTCGATCACGTTCCCCGGGCTGCTCCGGCCCGACGAGCTGCTCGAGCGCGCCGGCATCCGCGTGCCCGACGAGGGCCCGTACGAGACGGTCGGCGGGTACGTGATGAGCGAGCTCGGCCGCCTGCCCGCGGTCGGCGACGAGATCGAGACCGAGGACGGCACGCTCCGCGTGGTGCGCCTCGAGGGCCGTCGCATCGACCGGCTGCGCTACGTGCGCACCGCGCCCGTGGAGGAGGCCGCCGATGTCTGA
- a CDS encoding hemolysin family protein: MSDWAGIAWLVVLLAGNAFFVGAEFAVISARRSQIEPLAEAGHRRARTALWAMEHATLMLAMSQLGITICSLLILNVSEPAIHHLLEVPLALTGWSEEVIGVIAFVIALVLVSYLHVVLGEMVPKNLSFSMPDKAVLLLAPPLVFTARVFRPVIVTLNAAANGIVRLCRVEPKDEATSTFTLEEVQTIVDQSRREGVLEDSSGTLSAAFEFTTKVVRDVALPLDELVSLGPEGTPGDVERAVARRGFSRYVICDAAGEPAGYVHLKDVIDLHDHEFDEPIPQKFVRQLVSIYAETDLEDALATMRRTGSHLARAFDAEGATTGVLFLEDIIEELVGEVQDATRRV, translated from the coding sequence ATGTCTGATTGGGCCGGAATCGCCTGGCTGGTCGTGCTGCTGGCCGGCAACGCCTTCTTCGTCGGCGCGGAGTTCGCCGTGATCTCCGCTCGGCGCTCGCAGATCGAGCCGCTCGCCGAGGCCGGCCATCGCCGCGCCCGCACGGCGCTCTGGGCGATGGAGCACGCGACGCTCATGCTCGCGATGAGCCAGCTCGGCATCACGATCTGCTCGTTGCTCATCCTGAACGTCTCCGAGCCGGCGATCCACCACCTGCTCGAGGTCCCGCTCGCGCTCACCGGCTGGTCGGAGGAGGTCATCGGCGTCATCGCGTTCGTGATCGCGCTGGTGCTCGTCTCCTACCTGCACGTCGTGCTCGGCGAGATGGTGCCGAAGAACCTGTCGTTCTCGATGCCCGACAAGGCGGTGCTGCTGCTCGCGCCCCCGCTGGTGTTCACGGCGCGCGTCTTCCGCCCCGTGATCGTGACGCTGAACGCGGCGGCGAACGGCATCGTGCGGCTCTGCCGCGTCGAGCCGAAGGACGAGGCGACGAGCACGTTCACGCTCGAGGAGGTGCAGACGATCGTCGACCAGTCGCGCCGCGAGGGCGTGCTGGAGGACTCGAGCGGCACGCTGAGCGCCGCGTTCGAGTTCACGACGAAGGTCGTGCGCGACGTGGCCCTGCCGCTCGACGAGCTGGTCAGCCTCGGGCCGGAGGGCACGCCGGGCGACGTCGAGCGCGCGGTCGCGCGGCGCGGCTTCTCGCGCTACGTGATCTGCGACGCCGCGGGCGAACCGGCCGGCTACGTGCACCTGAAGGACGTCATCGACCTGCACGACCACGAGTTCGACGAGCCGATCCCGCAGAAGTTCGTGCGGCAGCTGGTCTCGATCTACGCCGAGACCGACCTCGAGGACGCGCTCGCGACCATGCGCCGCACGGGCTCGCACCTGGCGCGGGCGTTCGACGCCGAGGGCGCGACGACGGGCGTGCTGTTCCTCGAGGACATCATCGAGGAGCTCGTCGGCGAGGTGCAGGATGCCACCCGACGCGTCTAG
- a CDS encoding NUDIX domain-containing protein, whose translation MPPDASRGALPWRALESRVAYENRWIRVREDQVEGPHGRGVYGVVEMRHPAVFVVALDDDDRVCLVSLARYPGGKWSWEVPAGGSDGEDPLIAAQRELAEETGLAAAEWVRLGGMDALNGIADAPEHVFLARGLEPVADARATQGEEGIDEVRWVPFGEALAMVAAGEISDGETIAALAFAGIHLGRFR comes from the coding sequence ATGCCACCCGACGCGTCTAGGGGCGCGCTGCCGTGGCGCGCGCTCGAGTCCCGGGTCGCGTACGAGAACCGCTGGATCCGGGTGCGCGAGGATCAGGTCGAGGGCCCGCACGGCCGCGGCGTGTACGGCGTGGTCGAGATGCGCCACCCGGCGGTGTTCGTCGTCGCCCTGGACGACGACGACCGGGTGTGCCTCGTGTCGCTCGCCCGCTACCCGGGCGGCAAGTGGTCGTGGGAGGTGCCCGCGGGCGGCTCGGACGGCGAGGACCCGCTCATCGCCGCGCAGCGCGAGCTGGCCGAGGAGACCGGGCTCGCCGCGGCCGAGTGGGTGCGCCTCGGCGGCATGGACGCGCTGAACGGCATCGCGGATGCCCCGGAGCACGTGTTCCTCGCCCGCGGCCTCGAGCCGGTGGCCGACGCGCGGGCCACGCAGGGCGAGGAGGGCATCGACGAGGTGCGCTGGGTGCCCTTCGGCGAGGCGCTGGCGATGGTCGCCGCGGGGGAGATCAGCGACGGCGAGACGATCGCCGCGCTCGCGTTCGCCGGCATCCACCTCGGCCGCTTCCGCTGA
- a CDS encoding ADP-dependent NAD(P)H-hydrate dehydratase → MGAEDGWRDWTAADAARWIAVPEASDDKYRRGVLGVRTGSDEYPGAAVLGVEAAARTGVGMIRYLGPAAVRDAVLARRPEVVGQAGRVQAWLLGSGMDPSVRSEALAGELREALASGLPAVVDAGALDLAPAGTGPIVVTPHHRELVGLLGGCGVEATVDDVAARPGSGRCARPRSRASWCC, encoded by the coding sequence ATGGGCGCGGAAGACGGCTGGCGCGACTGGACGGCGGCGGATGCCGCCCGGTGGATCGCCGTGCCGGAGGCATCCGATGACAAGTACCGCCGGGGCGTGCTCGGCGTGCGCACCGGATCGGACGAGTACCCGGGAGCGGCCGTGCTCGGCGTCGAGGCGGCGGCGCGCACCGGCGTCGGGATGATCCGCTACCTCGGCCCAGCCGCGGTGCGCGATGCCGTGCTCGCCCGTCGCCCCGAGGTCGTTGGGCAGGCGGGGCGCGTGCAGGCGTGGCTGCTCGGCTCGGGCATGGACCCGTCGGTGCGGTCGGAGGCCTTGGCCGGCGAGCTGCGCGAGGCGCTCGCATCCGGCCTGCCCGCGGTCGTCGACGCCGGCGCGCTCGACCTCGCGCCGGCGGGCACGGGGCCGATCGTGGTCACGCCCCACCACCGGGAGCTGGTCGGCCTGCTCGGCGGGTGCGGCGTCGAGGCGACGGTCGACGACGTCGCCGCGCGACCGGGGAGTGGGCGGTGCGCGCGGCCGAGGTCGCGGGCGTCGTGGTGCTGCTGA
- a CDS encoding NAD(P)H-hydrate dehydratase, whose product MRAAEVAGVVVLLKGAVTHVAAPGGACLRVELATPWLATAGAGDVLGGILGALLATHHREVATDASVLAPLAATAAAVHGLAARRASGGGPIAALDVAEAVPAVIAELVADRR is encoded by the coding sequence GTGCGCGCGGCCGAGGTCGCGGGCGTCGTGGTGCTGCTGAAGGGCGCCGTCACGCACGTGGCCGCGCCCGGCGGCGCGTGCCTGCGCGTCGAGCTGGCGACCCCGTGGCTCGCGACGGCCGGGGCGGGCGACGTGCTCGGCGGCATCCTCGGGGCCCTGCTCGCGACCCATCACCGCGAGGTGGCGACGGATGCCTCGGTGCTCGCGCCGCTCGCCGCGACGGCCGCGGCCGTGCACGGGCTGGCCGCGCGTCGGGCGTCGGGCGGCGGTCCGATCGCGGCGCTGGACGTGGCCGAGGCGGTGCCCGCCGTGATCGCGGAGCTCGTCGCCGACCGTCGCTAG
- a CDS encoding thiamine-binding protein, translating to MLVAFSVAPSGTGRADGSVHDAVAAAVKVVRESGLPNRTSSMFTELEGEWDEVFDVVRRATEAVAPFGSRVSLVLKADIRPGWAGELDGKVERLEQAISDAG from the coding sequence ATGCTGGTCGCATTCTCGGTCGCGCCGAGTGGGACGGGGCGCGCAGACGGGTCGGTGCACGACGCGGTCGCGGCGGCCGTGAAGGTCGTTCGCGAGTCTGGCCTGCCGAACCGCACGTCGTCGATGTTCACGGAGCTCGAGGGCGAGTGGGACGAGGTGTTCGACGTGGTCCGTCGGGCCACCGAGGCGGTCGCGCCGTTCGGCTCGCGCGTCTCGCTCGTGCTGAAGGCCGACATCCGTCCCGGCTGGGCCGGCGAACTCGACGGGAAGGTCGAGCGCCTGGAGCAGGCGATCTCGGACGCCGGATAG
- a CDS encoding MFS transporter: protein MTPAAPGPATWSPARIRLALLALAMGGFGIGATEFVAMGLLPELAADLLPALNASAPEEAIAQAGWLISAYALGVVVGAPTIAAAAARWPRKQLLLWLVAAFTFGTVASALLPTFELVLVARFLSAVPHGAYFGIASLVAASLMGPGKRARGVALVLSGLTIANVVGVPAITWLGQQTTWRVAYLAVAAIFALTFVAIALVVPWQPGDASASIRRELGAFRRVQVWLALGIGSIGFGGFFAMYTYIAPLATEVAGLPAASVPLVLMVVGVGMTIGNLLGGWSADRSVRRSLRGYFIALAVALAALGLVASWPPGLIVGALVVGAAAAALSPVIQARLMDVAGDSQSIAAALNHSALNLGNSLGAAAGGAAIAAGLGFVSPIWIGLGFTVAGLGLTAATIAVDRSRQRNGQVLSYATGAVTVANDA from the coding sequence GTGACCCCCGCTGCGCCGGGGCCCGCGACCTGGTCGCCGGCCCGCATCCGACTCGCCCTGCTCGCCCTCGCGATGGGCGGCTTCGGCATCGGCGCGACCGAGTTCGTCGCCATGGGCCTGCTCCCCGAACTCGCCGCCGACCTCCTGCCCGCGCTCAACGCGAGCGCCCCGGAGGAGGCCATCGCCCAGGCCGGCTGGCTGATCTCGGCGTACGCGCTGGGCGTCGTCGTGGGCGCCCCGACGATCGCCGCCGCGGCCGCCCGCTGGCCGCGCAAGCAGCTGCTGCTCTGGCTCGTCGCCGCGTTCACGTTCGGCACGGTCGCGTCCGCGCTGCTGCCCACCTTCGAGCTCGTGCTCGTCGCCCGGTTCCTCTCCGCCGTGCCGCACGGCGCGTACTTCGGCATCGCCTCGCTCGTGGCCGCGAGCCTCATGGGCCCCGGCAAGCGGGCGCGGGGCGTCGCGCTCGTGCTCTCGGGCCTCACGATCGCGAACGTGGTCGGCGTGCCCGCCATCACCTGGCTCGGCCAGCAGACCACGTGGCGCGTCGCATACCTCGCGGTGGCCGCGATCTTCGCGCTCACGTTCGTCGCGATCGCCCTGGTCGTGCCGTGGCAGCCGGGCGACGCGTCGGCGTCGATCCGCCGCGAGCTCGGCGCGTTCCGTCGCGTGCAGGTCTGGCTGGCGCTCGGCATCGGCTCGATCGGGTTCGGCGGGTTCTTCGCGATGTACACGTACATCGCGCCGCTCGCCACCGAGGTCGCGGGCCTGCCCGCGGCATCCGTGCCCCTCGTGCTCATGGTCGTCGGCGTCGGCATGACGATCGGCAACCTGCTCGGCGGCTGGAGCGCCGACCGCAGCGTGCGACGGTCGCTGCGCGGCTACTTCATCGCACTCGCCGTGGCGCTCGCCGCCCTCGGGCTCGTCGCCTCGTGGCCGCCCGGGCTGATCGTCGGCGCCCTCGTCGTCGGTGCGGCCGCGGCCGCGCTCTCCCCGGTCATCCAGGCGCGGCTCATGGACGTCGCCGGTGACAGCCAGTCGATCGCGGCGGCGCTCAACCACTCCGCGCTGAACCTCGGCAACAGCCTCGGCGCGGCGGCGGGCGGTGCCGCCATCGCCGCCGGCCTCGGCTTCGTCTCGCCGATCTGGATCGGCCTGGGCTTCACGGTCGCCGGGCTCGGGCTCACCGCCGCGACCATCGCGGTCGACCGCTCCCGCCAGCGCAACGGCCAGGTGCTGTCGTACGCGACCGGCGCGGTCACGGTCGCGAACGACGCCTGA